A stretch of the Pirellulales bacterium genome encodes the following:
- a CDS encoding efflux RND transporter permease subunit — translation MNLTSLALRRPVTTLMLVVAIISGGLLAYSSMRVDIFPALNVPKIYVFLDYMGMSPDQMEGFIVNQLELYFQYVDGIQDIKSRNIQQVALCELSFFPGTEMGQAMAQVVAMSDRAMSWMPKGTLPPMIMRMDAGSIPVGYLMLESKEVSLGLLGDWAQNLIRPQVQKNVPGTVAISPFGPNMRSIIVRVNPQKLRDYNLSPQDVVDALAEGNTIIPSGNIYVKDSMPIVHNNATVVDIQRIGDIPLKIGKNVYLRDVAVVQDSTDITYGYALVNGSKSVYLPIIKKDTGSTLEVVADTRKSMSLFHSVLPKQYRDKVKISFEFDESPTVVHAIESVATEGAIGACMTGLMILLFLHDLRSVVVVVANIPLALLGSMFGLWVTGNTINIMSLGGLALSIGILVDMSTVIIENLHVQMQNTDNISTAIYRAAQATAVPILLALVCILSVFVPAFIMEDPLRSLFMPLTLAVGFAMITSYVLSVTFAPILSVYLVKGHEHHGGKKGLFARFTDAYRGMVERFVGHCWVITAAYLVACALILWLIGLRVGTELFPQIDAGEFVLRFRPPPGSNFELTRQMGVKCLQTIEDEVGPDNVAITMGFVGQVAPNFGIDNMVLFMRGPDDGQLRVKLREDSGIELAALREHLRKLLPEKVTPWLAERLEKGGLSKKVAQQEADKATFGFEPGDIITQVMSFGATTPIAIRLVGTDLDDVRAHAELVVAKMKQIPGLRDIQFEQTLDYPTVEVDIDREKAGLSEVTVEDLRRALVMATSSTRFTDLNYWIDVDTGFDYLVEVLLPPERMATPEDVEILPLAGVNPLVNLMIRDVATVRRGKRPGEYDRVMSQRYLTVTANVEGEDMGRASRQVSRAIAAAGEPPEGVRVEPLGQFPQMIEMFQSLGIGLAVAVFVILVLLTGYFQSPRLGLISIGAVPSVLAGVAVALYATNTTLNIESFMGSIMSLGVSVSNSVLLVAFMAEHWRGGKSSAEAAVVGADERLRPILMTACAMTVGMVPMALALERGSEMQAPLGIAVIGGLVMSTVATLLVIPAIFATLIGQSAARSPSIFSGDQDSKYFDKQLSEKTPESGGD, via the coding sequence ATGAATCTCACCTCGCTCGCTTTGCGCCGCCCCGTCACGACGCTGATGCTTGTCGTGGCAATCATTAGTGGCGGCCTGCTGGCTTACAGCAGCATGCGCGTGGACATCTTTCCCGCGCTCAACGTGCCCAAGATTTATGTCTTCCTCGACTACATGGGCATGAGCCCCGACCAGATGGAAGGGTTCATCGTCAATCAATTGGAACTGTATTTCCAATACGTCGACGGCATCCAAGACATCAAGTCGCGGAACATTCAGCAGGTCGCGTTGTGCGAGCTGTCGTTCTTTCCCGGCACCGAGATGGGGCAGGCCATGGCCCAGGTCGTGGCCATGTCCGACCGAGCCATGTCGTGGATGCCCAAGGGAACGCTGCCGCCCATGATCATGCGCATGGACGCCGGCAGCATACCGGTCGGTTACCTGATGCTGGAAAGCAAGGAAGTGTCGCTCGGCCTTTTGGGCGACTGGGCCCAGAATCTGATTCGACCGCAGGTGCAGAAGAACGTACCCGGCACCGTGGCCATCTCGCCGTTTGGACCGAACATGCGATCGATCATCGTTCGGGTGAATCCGCAAAAGCTCCGCGACTATAACTTGTCGCCGCAAGACGTCGTCGATGCCTTGGCCGAAGGCAACACGATCATTCCGTCGGGCAACATCTACGTCAAGGATTCGATGCCCATCGTGCACAACAATGCGACGGTCGTCGATATCCAGCGCATCGGCGACATTCCGCTGAAGATCGGGAAGAACGTTTATTTGCGCGACGTGGCCGTCGTGCAGGACAGCACCGACATCACGTACGGCTACGCCCTGGTAAACGGCAGCAAGTCGGTTTATCTGCCCATCATCAAGAAGGACACCGGGTCGACGCTGGAAGTCGTCGCCGATACGCGCAAGTCGATGTCATTGTTTCACAGCGTCCTTCCAAAACAGTATCGAGATAAGGTCAAGATCAGCTTCGAATTCGACGAATCGCCCACCGTGGTACACGCCATCGAAAGCGTCGCGACCGAGGGAGCGATCGGCGCCTGCATGACCGGCTTGATGATCCTGTTGTTTCTCCACGACCTGCGCAGCGTCGTCGTCGTCGTGGCGAATATACCGCTAGCCCTGCTGGGCTCGATGTTCGGCCTGTGGGTAACGGGAAATACGATCAACATCATGTCGCTGGGCGGCCTGGCGCTGTCGATCGGCATTCTCGTCGACATGTCGACCGTGATCATCGAGAACTTGCACGTCCAGATGCAGAACACGGACAACATTTCCACCGCGATTTATCGTGCCGCACAAGCGACGGCCGTGCCGATTCTGCTTGCTTTGGTCTGTATTCTGTCGGTATTCGTGCCGGCATTCATCATGGAGGATCCGCTGCGGTCGCTCTTCATGCCGCTGACGCTGGCAGTCGGTTTCGCCATGATCACGTCCTATGTGCTATCGGTCACGTTCGCGCCCATACTGTCGGTGTACCTGGTGAAGGGGCACGAGCACCACGGGGGGAAGAAAGGGCTCTTCGCACGGTTCACGGATGCCTATCGTGGCATGGTCGAGCGCTTCGTGGGCCATTGCTGGGTGATCACGGCAGCGTACCTCGTGGCTTGCGCCTTGATCCTATGGCTCATCGGGCTGCGCGTGGGAACGGAACTGTTTCCGCAAATCGACGCGGGTGAATTCGTGCTGCGGTTCCGGCCGCCCCCAGGCTCGAATTTCGAACTGACCCGACAAATGGGCGTCAAGTGCCTGCAAACGATCGAAGACGAAGTCGGTCCCGACAATGTCGCCATCACGATGGGCTTTGTGGGGCAAGTCGCGCCGAATTTTGGCATCGACAACATGGTGCTGTTCATGCGGGGCCCGGATGACGGCCAATTGCGCGTGAAACTGCGCGAAGATAGTGGCATCGAGCTCGCCGCTCTGCGCGAGCATCTGCGCAAGCTCTTACCGGAGAAAGTCACGCCCTGGCTCGCCGAGCGGCTCGAAAAGGGAGGCTTGTCCAAGAAGGTGGCCCAACAAGAGGCAGACAAGGCGACCTTCGGCTTCGAACCCGGCGACATCATCACGCAAGTCATGAGCTTTGGTGCAACGACGCCCATCGCCATCCGGCTGGTGGGTACCGACCTCGACGACGTCCGCGCGCACGCCGAGCTGGTGGTGGCAAAAATGAAACAGATTCCCGGCCTCCGCGACATTCAGTTCGAGCAGACTCTCGATTATCCGACCGTCGAGGTTGATATCGATCGCGAGAAAGCCGGCCTCAGCGAAGTGACCGTCGAGGACCTGCGGCGTGCTCTGGTCATGGCCACTTCCTCGACGCGCTTCACGGATTTGAACTATTGGATCGACGTCGATACCGGCTTCGATTACCTGGTCGAAGTGTTGCTGCCGCCGGAACGCATGGCCACGCCCGAGGACGTCGAAATCCTGCCGCTGGCTGGCGTCAATCCGCTCGTCAACTTGATGATTCGCGACGTGGCCACGGTGCGCCGCGGCAAGCGGCCAGGCGAGTACGACCGGGTCATGTCGCAGCGATACTTGACCGTTACCGCGAATGTCGAAGGCGAAGACATGGGCAGGGCCTCGCGCCAGGTGTCGCGGGCCATCGCCGCGGCGGGCGAGCCGCCCGAAGGCGTCCGCGTCGAACCGCTCGGCCAGTTTCCTCAGATGATTGAAATGTTTCAGTCGCTGGGCATCGGCCTGGCGGTCGCCGTGTTCGTCATCCTGGTCCTCCTCACTGGCTATTTCCAATCGCCGCGCCTGGGCCTGATCTCGATCGGCGCCGTGCCGAGCGTTCTCGCGGGCGTCGCCGTCGCCTTGTACGCCACCAATACCACGCTGAATATCGAATCGTTCATGGGCTCGATCATGAGCCTGGGGGTGTCCGTCTCGAACTCCGTGCTACTGGTCGCTTTCATGGCCGAGCATTGGCGGGGTGGGAAATCTTCTGCCGAAGCGGCCGTCGTGGGAGCTGACGAGCGGCTGCGCCCGATCTTGATGACGGCCTGCGCGATGACGGTCGGCATGGTGCCGATGGCGCTTGCGCTGGAACGCGGCAGCGAGATGCAAGCGCCGCTGGGGATCGCCGTGATCGGTGGGCTCGTCATGTCGACCGTCGCCACGCTGCTCGTGATCCCCGCTATCTTCGCCACCCTTATCGGCCAAAGCGCCGCGCGCTCGCCGTCCATCTTTTCCGGCGACCAGGACAGCAAGTATTTCGACAAGCAACTCTCCGAGAAGACACCGGAGTCGGGAGGTGATTGA
- a CDS encoding prenyltransferase/squalene oxidase repeat-containing protein — protein sequence MTAIPPLRRRVAFVLYFSVTMLVVARPAMAADDAAASRAKAYEAAVQKGVEYLRSKGQADDGSFSAAAGPGITAIVATAVMANGRTADDPLVAKSLKYLEGYVQPDGGIYAPKSRLRNYETCLGVMCFAAANRDGRYDKTLKNADAFLKGLQFGDKDDRTPSDIAYGGVGYGGSERPDLSNTHFLMEALEAAGDGADDEAVKRALVFVSRCQNLESANNTTQFAAKVQDGGFYYTPIGEGSSPAGKTANGGLRSYGSMSYAGLKSMIFAGLEPDDPRVRAAVKWAQDHYSVTENPGLGDEGLYYYYHLFGKALQALGQEKLVDAQGLAHDWREDLVMELARRQRDDGSWTNSNTRWLEGDPNLVTGYALLTLSYCKP from the coding sequence ATGACTGCTATCCCACCTTTGCGTCGCCGTGTTGCCTTCGTGCTTTATTTCAGCGTGACGATGCTTGTCGTGGCGCGTCCTGCGATGGCGGCGGATGATGCCGCGGCATCCCGCGCCAAGGCGTACGAAGCGGCCGTGCAAAAGGGCGTCGAATACCTGCGCAGCAAAGGGCAAGCCGACGACGGGTCGTTCAGCGCGGCCGCCGGGCCGGGGATCACGGCGATCGTCGCCACGGCGGTCATGGCCAACGGTCGCACGGCCGACGACCCGCTCGTGGCTAAGAGCCTGAAGTATCTCGAAGGTTACGTGCAGCCGGACGGCGGCATCTACGCCCCCAAATCGCGATTGCGAAACTACGAAACTTGCCTGGGCGTGATGTGCTTCGCCGCGGCCAATCGCGACGGCCGCTATGACAAGACGCTGAAAAACGCCGACGCTTTCTTGAAGGGCCTGCAGTTCGGCGATAAGGACGATCGCACGCCGTCGGACATTGCCTATGGGGGCGTTGGCTACGGCGGGTCCGAGCGGCCCGACCTCTCGAACACGCACTTCTTGATGGAAGCGCTGGAAGCAGCTGGCGATGGCGCCGACGACGAAGCCGTGAAGCGCGCGCTGGTGTTCGTGTCGCGCTGCCAGAATCTCGAATCGGCGAACAACACCACGCAATTTGCCGCGAAGGTTCAGGACGGCGGTTTCTATTACACGCCGATCGGCGAGGGGAGCAGCCCGGCCGGCAAAACCGCCAACGGCGGTTTGCGCAGCTACGGCTCGATGAGCTATGCGGGATTGAAGAGTATGATCTTCGCGGGCCTGGAGCCCGACGATCCGCGCGTCCGCGCGGCCGTCAAGTGGGCCCAGGATCACTACAGCGTGACCGAAAACCCGGGCCTCGGCGACGAGGGGTTGTACTACTACTATCATCTGTTCGGCAAAGCCCTGCAGGCGCTAGGGCAGGAGAAACTGGTCGACGCCCAGGGACTCGCTCACGATTGGCGCGAAGACCTGGTCATGGAGCTGGCACGCCGCCAGCGCGACGACGGCTCGTGGACGAACTCCAACACGCGCTGGCTCGAAGGTGACCCGAACCTGGTGACGGGCTACGCCCTGCTGACGCTCTCGTATTGCAAACCGTGA
- a CDS encoding GNAT family N-acetyltransferase, with translation MRKPRSPASPFSLQAATVGDAKELAALHTAVAERLTESYGRGPWSTKTSEKGALLAMRTSRVFVVRQSGEIVATLRLTTKKPWSIDTSYFAETERPLYLLAMAVAPARQRRGLGRKCLSAVKKIARGWPADAIRLDAYDAPAGAGNFYARCGYEEVGRASYRKTPLVYYELRLG, from the coding sequence ATGAGGAAACCACGATCGCCAGCTTCGCCCTTCAGCTTGCAAGCCGCGACCGTGGGAGACGCGAAAGAGCTTGCGGCGTTGCATACGGCCGTCGCCGAGCGTCTCACCGAAAGCTATGGCCGCGGGCCCTGGTCGACAAAAACATCAGAAAAGGGTGCCTTGCTGGCGATGCGAACGTCGCGAGTATTCGTGGTGCGGCAGAGCGGCGAAATTGTCGCCACACTGCGATTGACAACCAAGAAGCCGTGGTCGATCGACACGAGCTATTTTGCCGAGACCGAGCGGCCACTGTATTTGCTGGCGATGGCTGTTGCGCCGGCCCGGCAGCGACGCGGGCTGGGAAGAAAGTGCCTGAGCGCGGTGAAGAAGATTGCCCGCGGGTGGCCGGCCGACGCGATTCGTCTCGATGCTTACGACGCACCCGCCGGAGCCGGCAACTTCTACGCGCGTTGCGGTTACGAGGAGGTGGGCAGAGCTTCGTACCGGAAGACGCCGCTTGTCTATTACGAGTTGCGGCTCGGCTGA
- a CDS encoding IPT/TIG domain-containing protein, protein MPAARSSRPAGGRRTLTVENLEDRRLLTLLGSQLFPADNAWNQNIAGAPVAANSAAIISHIGSSIHLHPDWGADSAANGSDPLYGIPVNVVHGNSTAKVNVSIDNYPDESDIVPVPIPANAVLEGDFQNGPNLSGGGYKTNQRGDSHLIIWDEDNNIAYELYGVSRPNDPTLFPNNNNVEVAKTDQLWHAAQETVWDMNTNTFRTLGATSADAAGLSILAGLVRPDEGLPISQGGQGAITHALRFTLPGSDVNPQYIYPASHMVDESQSANKLPLGARLRLADTPAIDTLIANMPPESQIVARAMQQYGLILADIGSAMYVTGTSASVNANNQIHLVWNTDDDIFASNGLEVLTAGDFQVVDLTPRVAGLSATSGPAGSTVTITGQNFSGAAGNLSVFFGTTPSPSVTVLSDSQIRAVVPAGSGTVNITVRSGKTEADTISDNPNANVTAPIFGYGTSATTSADRFTFAAASLAGDANGDGIVNSQDIALVSSNWLTAGPAGDVNFDGIVNSQDIALISSNWLAVTGNAMSAGAQASATVGATRFAAVAPQAATSVRALSSVVTTVAPTSDLIAAASTHGPRFTSEASSFYGEEDRISPQRFSPLDLFPRPASDMRRFASR, encoded by the coding sequence TTGCCTGCAGCACGTTCAAGCCGACCTGCAGGCGGTCGCCGGACGCTGACTGTCGAGAACCTGGAAGATCGCCGCTTGCTGACGCTCTTGGGCTCGCAACTCTTTCCGGCCGATAACGCTTGGAACCAGAACATCGCTGGCGCGCCGGTCGCGGCAAATTCGGCCGCGATCATCTCGCATATCGGCAGCTCGATCCACCTGCACCCCGATTGGGGCGCCGATAGCGCGGCGAACGGCAGCGACCCGCTCTACGGTATTCCCGTAAATGTCGTGCATGGGAACTCGACGGCGAAAGTCAACGTCTCGATCGACAACTATCCCGACGAAAGCGATATCGTGCCGGTGCCGATTCCGGCCAACGCCGTCCTGGAAGGTGATTTTCAAAACGGCCCGAACTTAAGTGGCGGCGGCTACAAGACGAACCAGCGCGGCGACTCGCACCTGATCATCTGGGACGAGGATAACAACATCGCTTACGAGCTGTACGGCGTGTCGCGCCCGAACGACCCGACGCTGTTTCCCAACAATAACAATGTCGAGGTCGCCAAGACCGATCAACTGTGGCATGCCGCGCAGGAGACGGTTTGGGACATGAACACCAATACGTTTCGCACACTGGGCGCCACCTCGGCCGACGCAGCAGGATTGTCGATCCTGGCCGGCCTGGTGCGGCCCGACGAGGGCTTGCCCATTTCGCAGGGGGGCCAAGGCGCAATCACGCACGCCCTGCGATTCACACTCCCCGGCAGCGACGTGAACCCGCAGTACATCTATCCGGCGTCGCACATGGTCGATGAATCGCAATCGGCCAACAAGCTGCCGCTGGGAGCACGATTGCGGCTGGCCGACACGCCGGCCATCGACACCTTGATCGCGAACATGCCGCCCGAGTCGCAGATCGTTGCTCGTGCGATGCAGCAATACGGTTTGATCCTGGCCGATATCGGTAGCGCCATGTACGTGACCGGCACCTCGGCGTCGGTCAACGCCAACAACCAGATCCACCTGGTGTGGAACACTGACGACGACATCTTCGCCAGCAACGGCCTGGAGGTGCTCACCGCCGGCGATTTTCAAGTCGTCGATCTGACGCCACGCGTCGCGGGGCTCAGTGCCACGAGCGGCCCGGCGGGTTCAACCGTCACGATCACGGGTCAAAACTTTTCCGGAGCCGCCGGAAACTTGTCCGTGTTCTTTGGAACGACGCCATCTCCGTCGGTGACCGTCCTCAGCGACTCACAAATTCGCGCGGTCGTGCCCGCGGGATCGGGCACCGTGAACATCACCGTGCGGTCGGGCAAGACCGAAGCCGACACGATCAGCGACAACCCGAATGCCAACGTCACCGCTCCGATTTTCGGTTACGGCACGTCGGCCACCACCTCGGCCGATCGATTCACGTTCGCGGCGGCAAGCCTGGCTGGCGATGCCAACGGTGATGGCATCGTTAACAGTCAGGACATTGCGCTGGTTTCTTCTAATTGGCTGACAGCGGGCCCGGCAGGGGACGTGAACTTTGACGGCATCGTCAACTCGCAGGACATCGCCCTGATCTCGTCAAACTGGCTGGCGGTGACCGGTAACGCCATGAGCGCCGGAGCGCAAGCAAGCGCAACCGTCGGGGCCACGCGCTTCGCGGCGGTCGCCCCTCAAGCTGCGACATCGGTCCGCGCGCTATCGTCAGTAGTTACGACCGTCGCTCCTACAAGCGATCTCATCGCCGCCGCGTCGACTCACGGACCTCGCTTTACCAGCGAGGCGAGCTCGTTTTACGGCGAAGAGGATCGGATCAGCCCGCAACGATTCTCGCCGCTTGATTTGTTCCCTCGTCCGGCGAGCGACATGCGTCGATTTGCGAGCCGTTAG
- a CDS encoding arylsulfatase, producing the protein MRPHVVTLLVTLATLMPWHLVSSPRAKENAARAAEPDRTVLPITDRGFQGVADRTLGGSKPDYPTPVKAPEGAPNVVLILLDDAGFGNPSTFGGPVQTPTFEKLASNGLRYNRFHVTGLCSPTRAALLSGRNHHTMGFGSVAELVGGYPGYSGRWPKSAASIARVLRDNGYATSAFGKWHLTPDHSTGPAGPFDRWPNALGFEYFWGFLGAESSQYDTLLTENNTILGVPNDEDFYFPDAMAERAVHWLEAQRSQSPEKPFFLYFAPGATHAPHHVPKAWADRYAGKFDQGWDKLREETFARQKQRGVIPADARLTPRDPAFPAWDSLPPEQRKIYARQMEVFAGFLENADYQIGRVMNAIEELGQLDNTLVLYIFGDNGASMEGTPTGTFNEIVSLLGVPLTPEQQLRLISLHGGIKEMGGPKTDPHYASAWAWAGNTPFPWGKQLASHLGGIRSPMVVSWPKQIKDKGSVRSQFTHVIDVAPTILEVAGLPAARQVDGVQQIPLQGVSFANSFLDGDAKSRHTSQYFAILGNRSMYKDGWLLSARLPKLPWDMTPPTMARFAPGAWDPDKDPVELFNLDADFSQSEDVAAKYPEKVKELRELFWEEAAKNNVLPLLAEYSYYYGMLPPETGQSRYVYRAGMDNLPPGSIPHMNGRSYTLSAKFDMPESGADGVIIANGSFLGGYAMYVEGGKLKHTYNFYGLRADTLTAADKLPAGKINARFEFIADEPGKRATGGKTALYVNDAKVAEGRLEHTVVFRFSLYEGMDIGRDNGLPVTSSYAKQSPFAFPAEIEQVELELK; encoded by the coding sequence ATGCGCCCTCATGTCGTGACATTGTTGGTCACTCTGGCGACCTTGATGCCTTGGCACCTTGTGTCGTCGCCACGCGCAAAGGAAAACGCTGCGCGGGCCGCCGAACCCGACCGCACGGTGCTGCCGATCACGGATCGCGGCTTTCAAGGCGTGGCCGACCGCACGCTGGGCGGCTCGAAGCCCGATTACCCGACACCCGTGAAGGCGCCGGAGGGCGCGCCGAACGTGGTGCTGATCTTGTTGGACGATGCCGGCTTCGGCAATCCGTCGACGTTCGGCGGGCCCGTCCAAACGCCGACGTTCGAAAAGCTTGCCTCCAATGGCTTGCGCTACAACCGCTTTCACGTCACGGGGCTTTGCTCGCCAACGCGCGCGGCGCTACTTTCCGGGCGCAATCATCACACCATGGGTTTCGGCTCCGTGGCCGAGCTGGTGGGTGGCTATCCTGGCTATTCGGGGCGCTGGCCAAAGAGCGCGGCGTCGATCGCGCGCGTGCTGCGCGACAATGGTTATGCGACCAGTGCGTTCGGCAAATGGCATCTCACGCCCGATCACAGCACCGGTCCGGCCGGTCCCTTCGATCGTTGGCCGAACGCCTTGGGCTTCGAATACTTCTGGGGCTTTCTGGGAGCGGAATCGAGCCAGTACGACACGCTGCTGACGGAGAACAACACGATCCTCGGCGTGCCGAACGACGAGGACTTTTATTTTCCGGATGCTATGGCCGAGCGGGCTGTGCATTGGCTCGAGGCGCAGCGCTCGCAATCGCCTGAGAAGCCGTTTTTTTTGTACTTCGCGCCGGGCGCCACGCACGCCCCGCATCACGTGCCGAAAGCGTGGGCCGATCGGTACGCCGGAAAATTTGATCAGGGCTGGGACAAGCTGCGCGAAGAAACCTTTGCGCGACAAAAGCAACGGGGCGTGATCCCGGCCGATGCGCGACTGACGCCGCGCGACCCGGCTTTTCCGGCCTGGGATTCTTTGCCGCCCGAGCAGCGGAAGATCTATGCTCGGCAGATGGAGGTCTTCGCCGGCTTTTTGGAGAACGCCGATTACCAGATCGGCCGCGTTATGAATGCGATCGAGGAGCTGGGGCAACTCGATAACACGCTGGTCTTGTACATCTTCGGCGATAACGGCGCCAGCATGGAAGGAACGCCGACCGGCACGTTCAACGAAATCGTTTCGTTGCTTGGTGTGCCGTTGACGCCCGAGCAACAATTGAGGCTCATCTCGCTGCACGGCGGCATCAAGGAGATGGGTGGGCCGAAGACCGATCCGCATTACGCCTCGGCCTGGGCCTGGGCCGGCAACACGCCGTTTCCGTGGGGGAAGCAACTGGCTTCGCATCTTGGCGGCATCCGCTCGCCGATGGTCGTTTCCTGGCCGAAACAGATCAAGGACAAGGGAAGCGTCCGTAGCCAGTTCACGCACGTGATCGACGTGGCGCCAACGATCCTGGAAGTCGCCGGCTTGCCTGCGGCCAGGCAAGTCGACGGCGTGCAGCAGATTCCGCTACAGGGCGTGAGCTTTGCTAATTCGTTTCTCGACGGTGACGCCAAGTCGCGGCACACGTCGCAATACTTTGCCATCCTGGGCAATCGCTCGATGTACAAGGATGGCTGGCTCTTGAGCGCGCGGCTGCCCAAGCTGCCCTGGGATATGACGCCGCCGACGATGGCGCGCTTCGCGCCCGGCGCGTGGGATCCCGACAAGGATCCGGTCGAGCTTTTCAACCTGGACGCCGATTTCTCGCAGTCCGAGGACGTCGCCGCCAAATATCCGGAGAAGGTTAAGGAGCTGCGCGAGCTCTTCTGGGAAGAAGCGGCGAAGAACAACGTGCTGCCGCTATTGGCCGAGTACTCGTACTACTACGGCATGTTGCCTCCCGAGACGGGCCAGTCGCGCTATGTTTATCGTGCCGGCATGGACAACCTGCCGCCGGGCTCCATTCCACACATGAACGGCCGCTCGTACACATTGAGCGCCAAGTTCGACATGCCCGAGTCGGGGGCCGACGGCGTGATCATCGCCAACGGCAGCTTCCTGGGCGGCTACGCGATGTACGTCGAAGGAGGCAAGCTCAAGCACACGTACAACTTTTACGGCTTGCGGGCCGATACACTCACCGCCGCCGACAAGCTGCCTGCGGGAAAGATCAATGCCCGTTTCGAATTCATCGCCGATGAGCCAGGCAAGCGCGCGACCGGCGGCAAGACCGCGCTCTACGTCAACGACGCGAAGGTTGCCGAAGGACGGCTGGAACACACCGTGGTCTTTCGCTTCTCGTTGTACGAGGGAATGGACATCGGCCGCGACAACGGACTGCCGGTGACTTCCAGCTATGCCAAGCAGTCTCCGTTTGCATTCCCCGCTGAGATCGAGCAGGTGGAACTCGAGCTGAAGTGA
- a CDS encoding efflux RND transporter periplasmic adaptor subunit, with protein sequence MSCCLSLPIALVTAGCSHEHKTEVTHVSDPPTVQVLKPELRNITRVVGQPSFVEAYERTSIYPKLSGYIEKWYVDIGDKVTKGQVLCDLFVPEVKEDCETKKAQVELDKQRVELAKKIVLVADADVRSAEARLKAAIAIRAQYDAQVVRWDSEVKRLKREVGRGVVDPQVLLESENQLRASTAAREAADADIAKAQADLESKTASLREDEVAVAVAEADVDVATSDWKRMEAWVGYLKLYAPFDGVVVARNANTGDFVLPAKGDPTAEAHSPNLSPSGEAAPIYVIDRTDVVRIFVDIPEHDANFVHVGTQATVLAKAFRDQPVIGTVTRTSWALNVKSRTLRAEIDLPNTDSKIPDDLPAATREALRHVKLPNTNSQILPGMYAYGKVIIDRPNVRALPVSALTYSGDRTYYWSHVNGKAMRVEVQTGVSDGQWIEVTNRLRRPAIANGGTIQNVIFKQEPDGQNAPPQALAENESWVPFDGSEEVILGDLSVLTDGAPVRLGNAAGIIQAAPGEAVAAEPLTEETAQGPKSLVE encoded by the coding sequence ATGTCTTGCTGTCTGTCGTTGCCGATCGCGCTGGTCACCGCTGGTTGCAGCCACGAGCACAAGACCGAAGTGACGCACGTCTCGGATCCTCCGACGGTGCAGGTCCTCAAGCCCGAACTACGCAACATCACGCGCGTCGTAGGCCAGCCAAGCTTTGTCGAGGCCTACGAACGCACGTCGATCTATCCGAAACTCAGCGGTTATATCGAGAAGTGGTATGTCGATATCGGCGATAAAGTGACCAAGGGCCAGGTCCTCTGCGACCTGTTCGTTCCCGAGGTCAAGGAAGACTGCGAAACGAAGAAAGCCCAGGTGGAACTCGACAAGCAGCGCGTCGAGCTTGCGAAGAAAATCGTGCTGGTCGCGGATGCCGACGTCCGGTCGGCCGAGGCGCGATTGAAAGCGGCAATTGCCATCCGCGCGCAGTACGATGCGCAGGTCGTTCGCTGGGATTCCGAGGTCAAACGCTTGAAGCGCGAAGTAGGTCGCGGCGTGGTGGACCCGCAAGTGTTGCTGGAGTCGGAAAATCAACTGCGCGCGAGCACCGCCGCGCGCGAGGCGGCGGACGCCGACATCGCCAAGGCCCAAGCCGACCTGGAATCGAAGACGGCCAGTCTGCGTGAGGATGAGGTCGCCGTCGCCGTCGCCGAGGCCGACGTCGACGTGGCCACCAGCGATTGGAAGCGGATGGAAGCCTGGGTCGGTTACCTGAAGCTGTACGCTCCCTTCGATGGCGTGGTCGTTGCCCGTAACGCCAATACGGGAGACTTCGTGCTGCCGGCCAAGGGCGATCCGACGGCCGAAGCGCACTCTCCGAACTTGTCGCCCAGCGGCGAGGCCGCGCCGATTTACGTGATCGATCGTACGGACGTGGTACGCATTTTCGTCGACATTCCGGAACACGACGCGAATTTCGTACACGTCGGGACCCAGGCAACCGTCCTCGCCAAGGCTTTCCGCGACCAACCCGTCATCGGCACCGTGACACGGACCTCCTGGGCCTTGAACGTCAAGAGCCGGACTTTACGGGCGGAAATCGATTTGCCCAACACCGACAGCAAGATTCCCGATGATCTGCCGGCGGCGACGCGCGAAGCGCTGAGGCACGTCAAACTGCCCAACACGAATAGTCAGATTTTGCCCGGCATGTATGCCTACGGAAAGGTCATCATCGATCGGCCGAACGTGCGCGCTTTGCCCGTCTCGGCACTGACCTATAGCGGCGATCGGACCTACTATTGGAGCCACGTCAACGGCAAGGCGATGCGCGTCGAAGTGCAGACCGGGGTCAGCGATGGGCAGTGGATCGAAGTCACGAATCGCCTGCGGAGGCCTGCCATTGCCAACGGAGGAACGATTCAAAACGTGATCTTCAAGCAAGAGCCCGACGGGCAAAATGCCCCGCCGCAAGCGCTTGCTGAGAATGAAAGCTGGGTCCCGTTCGACGGATCGGAAGAAGTCATCCTGGGTGACTTGTCCGTGCTCACCGACGGCGCGCCGGTGAGACTTGGCAATGCGGCCGGAATCATTCAGGCGGCGCCAGGCGAGGCGGTGGCCGCCGAGCCTCTTACAGAGGAGACGGCGCAGGGTCCCAAGTCACTGGTCGAATAG